The following coding sequences lie in one Calypte anna isolate BGI_N300 chromosome 7, bCalAnn1_v1.p, whole genome shotgun sequence genomic window:
- the SEC22A gene encoding vesicle-trafficking protein SEC22a — MSMILSASVVRVRDGLPLSASTDYDQSTGMQECRKYFKMLSKKLSQLPDRCTLKTGQYNINFISSLGVSYMMLCTENYPNVLAFCFLDELQKEFITTYNMMKTNTAVRPYCFIEFDNFIQRTKQRYNNTRSLSTKMNLADMQTEIKLRPPYQISVSELGSTNGFAHLSATEYKGTGKISAAPHQRLEPVTLPGIVSFVLSLLCGALNLIRGFHAIESLLQNEGEDFSYVIAFFLGTAACLYQCYLFVYYTGWRNAKSFLTFGLICLCNMYLYELRNLWQLFFHVTVGAFSTLQIRLRQPQEKSPDYNV, encoded by the exons ATGTCTATGATTTTGTCTGCCTCTGTGGTCCGTGTGAGGGATGGACTCCCACTATCTGCATCTACTGATTATGATCAGAGCACAGGAATGCAAGAATgtagaaaatactttaaaatgctCTCAAAGAAACTTTCTCAGCTTCCTGATAGATGTACTCTGAAAACTGGGCAGTATAATATAAA CTTTATCAGTTCTCTGGGAGTCAGCTATATGATGTTATGCACTGAAAATTATCCCAATGTTCTGGCTTTCTGCTTCCTGGATGAGCTTCAGAAAGAATTCATCACTACTTACAATATGATGAAGACAAATACTGCTGTCAGACCATACTGCTTTATAGAGTTTG ATAATTTCATTCAGAGGACCAAACAGAGGTACAACAACACACGTTCTTTGTCAACAAAGATGAATCTTGCTGACATGCAGACAGAAATCAAACTGAGACCACCTTATCAAATTTCTGTGTCAGAACTTGGGTCAACCAATGGATTTGCACATTTATCTGCAACAGAATATAAGGGTACTGGTAAGATATCTGCAG CTCCTCATCAGCGTCTGGAACCTGTGACTCTCCCCGGGATTGTCTCATTTGTACTTAGTCTGCTGTGTGGGGCTTTGAATTTAATTCGAGGCTTTCATGCCATAGAAAGTCTTCTCCAG aatgAAGGTGAAGATTTCAGCTATgttattgcattttttcttgGAACAGCAGCTTGCTTGTACCAG TGTTACCTGTTTGTATACTACACAGGCTGGAGGAATGCCAAATCCTTCCTGACTTTTGGGTTGATTTGCTTGTGTAACATGTATCTGTATGAACTACGCAACCTctggcagcttttctttcatgtgACTGTGGGAGCATTTTCTACCTTACAAATTCGACTGCGACAACCACAGGAAAAGTCCCCTGATTACAATGTCTGA